From the genome of Abditibacteriaceae bacterium, one region includes:
- the trpB gene encoding tryptophan synthase subunit beta, whose amino-acid sequence MNSLAPSPQTGEMTDNAVDAQLADSPNGHFGDFGGQFVPETLMVALRELEQIYEDARRDEAFKAELALLLRDFAGRPTPLLYAERLTEYCGGAKIYLKREDLLHTGAHKINNAIGQALLARRMGKPRLIAETGAGQHGVATATVAARFGFSCDVYMGEEDTVRQSLNVFRMRLLGARVIPVTSGSKTLKDATNEAMRDWVTNVRDTHYIIGSVVGPHPFPAMVRDFHAVTGQEARAQILELQGRLPDAVVACIGGGSNAMGIFHPFVEDKGVRLIGVEAAGDGLETGRHAAPLNRGSKGVLHGSLSYIMQDKAGQITPTHSISAGLDYPGVGPEHAHMKETGRAEYTAVTDVQALEALQLLCRLEGILPALESSHALAYLPELAKELGPDKTIIVNLSGRGDKDVQTVQAALDVK is encoded by the coding sequence ATGAACTCTTTAGCCCCTTCGCCACAAACAGGCGAGATGACAGACAATGCCGTTGATGCCCAACTCGCCGATTCTCCCAATGGACATTTCGGCGATTTCGGCGGTCAATTCGTCCCCGAAACTTTGATGGTCGCCCTGCGCGAACTCGAACAAATCTACGAAGACGCACGCCGCGACGAAGCCTTTAAAGCCGAACTCGCACTTTTGCTGCGCGATTTCGCAGGCCGTCCGACGCCGTTGCTTTATGCTGAACGGCTCACCGAATATTGCGGCGGCGCCAAAATCTACCTCAAGCGCGAAGATTTGCTCCATACCGGCGCGCACAAAATCAATAACGCCATCGGACAAGCGCTTTTGGCGCGGCGCATGGGCAAACCGCGCCTGATTGCTGAAACAGGTGCCGGTCAACACGGCGTTGCAACGGCCACGGTCGCCGCGCGCTTCGGTTTCTCCTGCGACGTTTATATGGGTGAAGAAGACACCGTTCGCCAAAGCCTCAACGTGTTTCGAATGCGTTTGCTTGGCGCGCGCGTGATTCCTGTGACAAGTGGCAGCAAAACGCTCAAAGACGCCACCAACGAAGCGATGCGCGACTGGGTGACGAATGTGCGCGACACGCATTACATCATCGGCAGCGTTGTCGGGCCGCATCCGTTTCCGGCGATGGTGCGCGATTTTCATGCTGTGACCGGCCAAGAAGCGCGCGCGCAGATTCTGGAACTGCAGGGCCGCTTGCCCGACGCGGTTGTCGCGTGCATCGGAGGCGGCAGCAACGCGATGGGAATTTTCCATCCGTTCGTCGAAGACAAGGGCGTGCGCTTAATCGGCGTCGAAGCGGCGGGCGACGGACTCGAAACTGGACGCCATGCGGCTCCGCTCAATCGCGGCAGCAAAGGTGTTTTGCATGGTTCGCTGTCGTATATCATGCAGGATAAAGCAGGCCAGATTACACCGACGCATTCTATTTCTGCCGGTCTCGATTACCCCGGCGTCGGGCCGGAACACGCGCACATGAAGGAAACGGGACGCGCCGAATACACCGCCGTCACCGATGTGCAAGCGTTGGAAGCATTGCAGCTCTTGTGCAGGCTCGAAGGCATTTTGCCCGCGCTCGAAAGCAGCCACGCGCTGGCGTATTTACCGGAACTTGCGAAAGAATTGGGGCCGGACAAAACCATTATCGTGAACCTGTCCGGGCGCGGCGACAAAGATGTACAAACCGTGCAGGCTGCGCTGGATGTCAAATAA
- the nfi gene encoding deoxyribonuclease V (cleaves DNA at apurinic or apyrimidinic sites): MNTNWQNLSPREAIALQKELREQVVLQPLDATPQTIAGADISFNRFSDVVYAGIVVMKFPTLEIIEEAGVESRATFPYVPGLLSFRELPALIEAWQKLASKPDVLVLDGQGIAHPRRFGIACHAGLTFDVPTLGCAKSVLSGKFDLPDETRGNWSPMMDKGETIGAALRTKNRVAPVYVSPGHKMNLKTAIELMLACDRGYRVPETTRQAHLFVNRLRVAAKDTTAKDAAI, translated from the coding sequence ATGAATACGAACTGGCAAAACCTTTCGCCCCGCGAAGCGATTGCGTTGCAAAAAGAACTGCGTGAACAGGTGGTGTTGCAACCGCTGGACGCGACGCCGCAAACCATCGCGGGCGCGGATATTTCATTCAACCGCTTTTCCGATGTGGTTTATGCTGGAATCGTGGTGATGAAGTTCCCGACCTTGGAAATCATAGAAGAAGCCGGTGTCGAATCGCGCGCTACGTTCCCGTATGTTCCGGGTTTGCTATCGTTCCGCGAATTGCCCGCACTCATCGAAGCGTGGCAGAAGTTAGCGAGCAAACCCGACGTTTTGGTATTGGATGGGCAAGGCATCGCGCACCCGCGCCGCTTTGGAATCGCGTGTCACGCGGGTTTAACCTTCGACGTGCCAACACTTGGCTGTGCAAAAAGCGTCTTATCCGGCAAGTTTGATTTGCCCGACGAGACGCGCGGCAATTGGTCGCCGATGATGGATAAAGGCGAAACCATTGGCGCGGCACTTCGCACTAAAAACCGTGTCGCGCCGGTTTATGTTTCGCCCGGTCACAAGATGAATCTGAAAACGGCGATTGAGTTAATGCTCGCGTGCGACCGTGGCTATCGCGTGCCGGAAACGACGCGTCAGGCGCATCTTTTTGTGAATCGTCTGCGCGTTGCGGCGAAAGACACTACAGCCAAAGACGCGGCGATTTAG